The following are from one region of the Treponema denticola genome:
- a CDS encoding DUF2141 domain-containing protein, translated as MKKIIFIFTILFAVFTSLYSEETKIEFEVTLNITNIETIEGKLFLSIYQDAQSFKKKEPLKTVSVQVDGKDMTIIEKLPQGEYVFFVYQDINENDKLDRNFLGMPKEPVGYGNHKGGRPGGFNKLKIEIKENKSVDIKLFKI; from the coding sequence ATGAAAAAAATTATTTTTATTTTTACGATTCTTTTTGCGGTTTTTACAAGCCTGTATTCGGAAGAAACAAAGATCGAATTCGAGGTTACTCTTAATATTACCAACATCGAAACTATCGAAGGAAAGCTGTTTTTGAGTATTTACCAAGATGCACAATCTTTTAAGAAAAAGGAGCCTTTGAAGACGGTCAGCGTTCAGGTAGACGGTAAGGATATGACAATAATTGAAAAACTTCCTCAGGGAGAATATGTTTTTTTTGTTTATCAGGATATTAACGAAAACGACAAGCTGGATAGAAACTTTTTAGGCATGCCTAAGGAACCTGTAGGATACGGCAACCATAAGGGCGGAAGGCCCGGAGGATTTAACAAGCTAAAAATAGAAATCAAAGAAAATAAAAGCGTAGATATTAAACTTTTTAAAATTTAA
- a CDS encoding helicase-related protein, which yields MKYKNLPVYEQKDRILEMLEHNQVIVVESPTGSGKTTQLPVILHEAGYSRSGMIGVTQPRRIAALSVSEFISKQLKEPMPGLVGYKMRFEDKTSNDTKIKIMTDGILLQELKLDPWLSKYSVILVDEAHERSLNIDFILGLLKRIITERKDFKVIISSATINTDLFSMYFDGCPVIKIDAITYPVTLIFDPPAVKASTDTQEAETALMDKIASIVGRILSEGRSGAILVFLPGERAIKDCIERLSKEPWYRKLFILPLYGRLSKEEQERVFKSPPFGKKKIVISTNIAETSITINDIAAVIDSGLAKLNFYNPFTFTSSLDETLISKASCNQRRGRAGRTQEGVCYRLYTRKDFETRQLYTLEEIYRTDLSEVVMRMAELGILDFENFDFISPPGKKGIIGAIDTLNMLDALESDRSLSSIGKMMCLFPLAPRQSRIIVEAITRYPDLVEEVLIAAAFLSARSPVIFPEGEEIEARKAHALFDEPLGDFASFLKVFRMYSQALDKERFCKIHYLDDRVMAEIANIKEQLELIVSDIGVPILSGGKMEHYLTAIAKGMIQFVCSAQGRDSYRSLTTEKIFIHPGSCMYKEKEQFIVAGEIVRTSRMYAMSVSPLSKKIIEEVAPALLERKDKGSKKEKDEHRTEQKEEKKKPEEESVLIEGTRYLIKKIKGKKHLILPWKEFKVTAEALRKKYSEENQNGALEQLKGLRGKIEINKSELLSGEKMDLILNVVNNFNIEQIEKTEDEKRFDKNKNYFIEEDLEALVNSLNLLFRTTIAKKTTKQLGFITLFCDGTGHFWFKTSRGFHTALHESLVSLQSLIDLAGENFNEDQKIIVRTIYGKMNKMI from the coding sequence ATGAAATATAAAAATCTACCGGTATACGAACAAAAAGACAGAATATTGGAAATGCTTGAGCACAATCAGGTAATCGTTGTAGAAAGCCCTACGGGTTCAGGCAAGACTACCCAGCTGCCGGTTATTTTACATGAAGCAGGCTACAGCCGTTCAGGTATGATAGGCGTTACCCAGCCGAGGCGTATTGCAGCCCTTTCGGTGAGCGAATTTATTTCAAAACAGCTTAAAGAGCCGATGCCCGGCCTTGTCGGATATAAGATGAGGTTTGAAGATAAGACTTCAAACGATACGAAGATAAAAATAATGACAGACGGCATTCTTTTACAGGAACTGAAACTGGATCCTTGGCTCAGCAAGTATTCCGTAATCTTGGTCGATGAGGCTCATGAGCGTAGCTTAAATATAGACTTTATATTGGGACTTTTAAAACGGATAATAACGGAACGAAAAGATTTTAAGGTTATAATTTCGTCGGCCACAATAAATACCGATCTATTTTCGATGTACTTTGACGGATGCCCCGTAATCAAAATCGATGCCATCACCTACCCCGTTACCCTGATCTTTGACCCCCCTGCGGTTAAGGCTTCTACCGATACCCAAGAAGCGGAAACGGCCTTGATGGACAAGATAGCCTCGATTGTAGGCCGCATTTTAAGTGAAGGACGGAGCGGTGCCATTCTGGTTTTTCTTCCGGGGGAAAGAGCCATCAAGGACTGCATTGAAAGGCTGTCAAAAGAACCGTGGTACAGAAAACTTTTTATCCTCCCCCTTTACGGCCGTTTAAGCAAAGAAGAACAAGAAAGAGTTTTTAAATCCCCGCCATTTGGGAAAAAGAAGATTGTTATATCGACAAACATAGCGGAAACATCCATAACGATAAATGACATTGCTGCCGTTATAGACTCGGGGCTTGCAAAACTTAACTTTTATAATCCTTTTACCTTTACCTCAAGTTTGGATGAAACCCTAATATCTAAGGCCTCATGTAATCAAAGACGAGGCAGAGCCGGAAGAACTCAGGAAGGCGTATGCTACCGCCTTTACACCCGCAAGGACTTTGAAACAAGGCAGCTTTATACCCTCGAAGAAATCTACCGTACAGACCTATCAGAGGTTGTTATGCGTATGGCGGAACTGGGAATTCTCGACTTTGAAAATTTCGATTTTATTTCGCCTCCGGGAAAAAAGGGCATAATAGGAGCCATAGACACCTTAAACATGCTCGATGCCCTAGAAAGCGACCGCTCTTTAAGCAGCATAGGAAAGATGATGTGTCTTTTCCCTTTAGCTCCAAGGCAATCCCGAATCATAGTTGAAGCAATTACAAGATACCCCGACCTTGTAGAAGAGGTTTTAATCGCTGCGGCCTTTTTATCGGCACGGAGCCCCGTCATCTTCCCTGAAGGCGAAGAAATCGAAGCCCGCAAGGCTCACGCCCTTTTTGATGAACCCCTCGGAGACTTTGCTTCGTTTTTAAAGGTTTTTAGAATGTATTCTCAAGCCCTCGATAAAGAAAGGTTTTGTAAAATTCACTATCTCGATGACAGAGTAATGGCTGAAATAGCCAATATAAAAGAACAACTTGAACTCATAGTTTCGGATATAGGTGTTCCGATTCTTTCGGGCGGAAAAATGGAACACTACCTTACGGCTATAGCCAAGGGAATGATTCAGTTTGTATGCTCGGCTCAGGGAAGGGACTCTTACCGCTCCCTCACAACAGAAAAGATTTTTATCCACCCCGGCTCCTGCATGTACAAGGAAAAAGAACAGTTTATAGTTGCAGGCGAAATAGTTAGAACTTCGCGCATGTATGCCATGTCGGTTTCTCCTCTTTCAAAAAAGATAATTGAAGAGGTTGCCCCTGCCCTTTTAGAAAGGAAGGATAAAGGGTCAAAAAAAGAAAAAGACGAACACAGGACAGAACAAAAAGAAGAAAAGAAGAAGCCGGAAGAAGAAAGCGTTCTTATCGAGGGAACTCGCTATCTTATCAAAAAAATAAAGGGCAAAAAGCATCTCATTCTTCCTTGGAAAGAATTTAAGGTTACGGCCGAGGCTCTCCGCAAAAAATACAGTGAAGAAAATCAAAACGGAGCCTTGGAGCAATTAAAGGGCTTGAGGGGAAAAATAGAAATCAACAAAAGCGAGCTCCTCTCAGGCGAAAAGATGGACTTAATTTTAAATGTGGTAAATAATTTTAATATCGAACAGATAGAAAAAACCGAAGATGAAAAGCGCTTTGACAAAAATAAAAATTATTTTATTGAAGAAGATTTGGAAGCCCTTGTAAATTCCTTAAACCTCTTATTTAGAACTACAATAGCAAAAAAGACTACAAAGCAGCTGGGCTTTATAACCCTCTTTTGTGACGGTACAGGACATTTTTGGTTTAAAACCTCAAGAGGTTTTCATACGGCCTTACACGAAAGCCTTGTATCCCTTCAAAGCTTGATTGACCTTGCAGGAGAAAATTTTAATGAAGACCAAAAAATAATAGTCCGCACTATCTACGGAAAAATGAATAAGATGATTTAA
- a CDS encoding MOSP complex formation periplasmic protein, TDE1658 family, which translates to MKKNIFIAVMLVGFLGLLSAQNDLQVIAQVNLSKKEPITLGQLKKLVKFAESQGGNIATNDDKKLVLESLMRTKLLVQAAEKENIKISNSQVDNAFNDVLSQYVKYPITESEFAKLIKQKENISLDEFMKKQTGCTVEELKKIIKDNLIIQNYIASKHQAEIVKMATPTDAQIRSYYEMKKGELVRPDMVKMLFVAVKKEGKDKEEIDKINELHKKVKKNIKEIANIKKNAEAGNYVAQEGYIPKTAEGAQLLNATPEALMEIFSKDVNYIFDIQDRVDSRQFFVITEKLNAKILTLSDVPDPSSTVTLYDQIKALLSQGLALNAIQSIIQTTYESLRTDDNCKILKSDAELDKLLKW; encoded by the coding sequence ATGAAAAAGAACATTTTTATTGCAGTTATGTTAGTCGGTTTTTTGGGCCTTTTGTCTGCCCAAAATGATTTACAGGTTATTGCACAGGTAAATCTGTCAAAAAAGGAACCTATAACTCTTGGTCAGCTTAAAAAGCTTGTAAAATTTGCCGAATCTCAGGGCGGAAATATAGCTACAAATGATGATAAAAAGCTTGTTTTGGAAAGTTTAATGCGAACCAAGCTTTTGGTTCAAGCTGCCGAAAAAGAAAATATCAAGATTTCCAATTCCCAAGTTGATAACGCTTTTAACGATGTGCTTTCTCAATATGTAAAATATCCAATAACAGAGAGCGAATTCGCTAAATTGATAAAACAAAAAGAAAACATATCGCTTGACGAGTTTATGAAAAAACAAACAGGTTGTACTGTTGAAGAACTCAAAAAAATTATCAAAGATAATCTTATAATTCAAAACTATATAGCTTCAAAACATCAAGCAGAAATTGTAAAAATGGCAACACCTACAGACGCTCAGATACGTTCATACTATGAAATGAAAAAAGGTGAGTTGGTTCGTCCCGATATGGTCAAAATGCTTTTTGTCGCAGTAAAAAAAGAAGGTAAAGACAAGGAAGAAATAGATAAAATTAATGAATTGCACAAAAAGGTTAAGAAGAATATAAAAGAGATTGCAAATATCAAGAAAAATGCAGAAGCCGGTAATTACGTTGCCCAAGAAGGTTATATACCTAAAACGGCAGAGGGTGCTCAGTTGTTAAATGCTACTCCTGAAGCCTTAATGGAAATTTTCTCAAAAGATGTAAACTATATATTCGATATACAGGATAGGGTAGACAGCAGACAGTTTTTTGTTATAACGGAAAAGCTTAATGCCAAAATTTTAACTTTAAGTGATGTCCCTGATCCCTCATCTACAGTTACGCTTTATGATCAGATAAAAGCCCTTCTTTCTCAGGGACTTGCACTAAATGCTATTCAATCTATCATTCAAACTACATATGAAAGTTTACGCACCGATGATAATTGCAAGATATTAAAAAGCGATGCTGAACTTGATAAACTTCTTAAGTGGTAA
- a CDS encoding putative signal transducing protein, with the protein MWWLVFVLSGIFVFLFLKKSWKENSEGVKLNDGTAAEDEALDDVVEMEDAFFEAVQSGKKVVKFMHLFYQEDLMMIKSLFQSEHIPYRVENEHVASVLVGYGVTGFNHTDFYILREDYDDAFKIVKEYAENKRLSGKVSGMADKMGAVITVLFASSFIPEKHETSGIVVFKLEEED; encoded by the coding sequence ATGTGGTGGTTAGTTTTTGTTTTGAGCGGTATTTTTGTGTTTTTATTTTTAAAAAAATCGTGGAAAGAAAATTCGGAAGGGGTTAAATTAAACGACGGAACTGCTGCAGAAGATGAAGCCTTAGATGATGTAGTTGAAATGGAAGATGCTTTTTTTGAAGCTGTCCAATCGGGAAAAAAGGTCGTCAAATTTATGCACTTGTTCTATCAAGAAGACTTAATGATGATAAAATCATTATTTCAAAGTGAACATATTCCATACCGTGTTGAAAATGAACATGTAGCTTCGGTTCTTGTAGGATACGGTGTTACCGGCTTTAACCATACCGACTTTTATATTCTTCGTGAAGATTATGATGATGCATTTAAAATCGTAAAAGAATATGCAGAAAACAAGCGTTTATCCGGAAAGGTTTCAGGAATGGCGGATAAAATGGGAGCTGTAATTACCGTTTTATTTGCATCAAGTTTTATACCGGAAAAACATGAAACTTCAGGTATAGTGGTTTTTAAACTTGAAGAAGAAGATTAA
- the nusB gene encoding transcription antitermination factor NusB — MSVGRRRGRILAFQALVAWDVGGAVLDDLLNFSWQNEDSIKDPNSYLFPKMMVLGTIENITEIDKVIQENLDNWVIDRLNSVDKAILRLSVYSLIYQKDTPPPIVIDEAINLAKDFGTDDSYKFVNAVLDSIKNKS; from the coding sequence ATGAGTGTAGGCAGACGCAGAGGACGGATTCTCGCTTTTCAAGCCCTTGTTGCTTGGGATGTTGGAGGAGCCGTCCTTGACGATTTATTGAATTTCTCTTGGCAAAATGAAGACTCTATAAAGGATCCCAATAGCTATCTCTTTCCTAAAATGATGGTCTTGGGGACAATCGAAAATATAACCGAAATAGATAAGGTAATTCAGGAAAATCTGGATAACTGGGTTATAGATCGGCTTAATTCGGTTGATAAGGCAATTTTAAGATTGAGTGTCTATTCTCTTATATATCAAAAAGATACCCCTCCGCCCATTGTAATAGATGAGGCTATAAATTTGGCCAAAGATTTCGGTACCGATGATTCCTATAAATTTGTAAATGCGGTACTTGACAGTATTAAAAATAAGTCTTAA
- a CDS encoding ABC transporter ATP-binding protein: MIMTPHKSFISYFKKFLFRHKILFASLCLFFFSHIGLTLYIPQLFQKFIDGVSGGLGTKSILVIALFYLGFVFFVEVLNTFRNFFMQKLSWSLTKALRSDMLKNFLQLDMGFYHNNPVGELVECVEGDVLILSNNISTFVLDIISNIIILSGILIIVFFNSVLLGCIFVLCSVISIIMMLRQSKKDTSSLETVRKNMAEVNALVTESITGREELHSLNAKGKILANSDSLHDTSFKNEKKFYRLFTFTMMLSQAITFIEKSCLVVILFYLLKDAKLSLGQTFMLYNYFVLLEWPLEMLAQNATTFQGLGARINRVFKLYIEKPHISFGNKTLDDKTYSVEFKNVSFAYDERDLILDNLSFKINAGDHCALQGRTGSGKSTLVKLLLKLYEPQSGEILLNGVPLNEFSQKSLAENIEYVSQSIVLFYASIRDNIRMFDQSISDEQIKEALKKSGMYEKIMALPGGLDYICEDGAANFSGGETQLLACARLFLKQSKIIILDESTAKLDNTEQEKIQLAFNELIENKTAIIIAHRTETLEKTNVKFLLENGKLFQGEKANLSEGGANETN; the protein is encoded by the coding sequence ATGATCATGACACCACATAAATCGTTTATTTCGTACTTTAAAAAATTTTTATTTAGGCATAAAATACTTTTTGCGAGTTTATGTTTATTCTTTTTTTCTCATATTGGGCTTACTTTGTACATACCTCAGCTTTTTCAAAAGTTTATAGACGGAGTTTCAGGCGGACTTGGGACAAAAAGCATTTTAGTAATTGCTCTTTTTTATTTGGGGTTTGTTTTTTTTGTAGAGGTTTTAAATACTTTCCGCAATTTTTTTATGCAAAAGCTTTCTTGGAGTTTAACTAAAGCACTGCGTTCCGATATGCTAAAAAATTTTTTGCAATTGGATATGGGGTTTTATCATAATAATCCTGTCGGCGAATTGGTAGAATGTGTTGAAGGCGATGTATTAATTCTTTCAAATAATATTTCTACTTTTGTACTTGATATAATTTCGAATATTATTATTCTATCGGGAATTTTAATAATTGTTTTTTTTAATTCCGTTCTATTAGGATGTATTTTTGTTCTTTGTTCCGTTATCAGTATTATTATGATGTTGCGTCAATCTAAAAAAGATACTAGTTCTCTTGAAACTGTGCGAAAAAACATGGCAGAGGTAAATGCCCTTGTTACGGAAAGTATTACAGGACGAGAAGAGCTTCACAGCTTAAACGCAAAAGGTAAAATCCTTGCAAACTCAGACAGCTTACACGATACATCTTTTAAAAATGAAAAAAAATTTTATAGACTTTTTACTTTTACGATGATGTTAAGCCAAGCCATAACATTTATTGAAAAATCCTGTTTGGTTGTGATCTTGTTTTATTTACTAAAAGATGCGAAGCTAAGCCTCGGTCAGACTTTTATGTTATATAATTATTTTGTGCTTTTAGAATGGCCGCTTGAAATGCTCGCTCAAAATGCAACTACATTTCAAGGGCTTGGTGCAAGGATAAATAGGGTTTTTAAATTATACATTGAAAAGCCACATATTTCTTTCGGGAATAAAACTCTCGATGATAAAACATACAGTGTCGAGTTTAAAAATGTTTCCTTTGCTTATGATGAGCGGGATTTGATTTTAGATAATTTAAGTTTTAAAATAAATGCAGGAGATCATTGTGCTTTACAGGGAAGAACGGGAAGCGGAAAATCAACTCTCGTAAAGCTTTTATTAAAGCTTTACGAACCTCAGTCCGGAGAAATTTTATTAAACGGTGTTCCATTAAATGAGTTCAGTCAAAAATCGCTTGCTGAAAATATCGAATATGTTAGTCAGAGTATTGTTCTTTTTTATGCAAGTATTCGGGATAATATCCGAATGTTTGACCAAAGCATTTCCGATGAGCAAATAAAAGAAGCTTTAAAGAAAAGCGGAATGTATGAAAAGATTATGGCTCTACCGGGAGGCTTAGATTATATTTGTGAAGACGGAGCGGCAAATTTTTCCGGTGGAGAAACTCAGCTTTTAGCTTGTGCGAGATTATTCTTAAAACAAAGTAAAATTATTATTTTGGACGAGTCCACTGCAAAACTTGATAACACTGAGCAGGAAAAAATTCAGCTTGCATTTAATGAGCTTATAGAAAACAAAACGGCAATTATAATTGCCCACAGAACTGAAACTTTAGAAAAAACAAATGTAAAATTTTTATTGGAGAATGGAAAATTATTTCAAGGAGAAAAAGCTAACCTCTCCGAAGGAGGAGCAAATGAAACAAATTAA
- a CDS encoding tetratricopeptide repeat protein, giving the protein MRRLKTVFILFIAFLFFSCSGKTNEQAFFKELSKIDLQIAEGYQAKALKSLKRLQKKAVNSTNYVSIVKRQLKLNSIPDALISLQTGIKNFPDSPELSALLTSILIDSGKPAEALPYCEKLKDTPYASLGAEASILSDIALNSFNSDFSLLKAAYDKTENQVFLKNAAIVLAAKGRLREASHLRYNIPNDVAPEHPFFWSCIVYDLGVFDSIFGDLYFSLVYADKDGGEGKTAENARLHLMLAADAAFGQGDTERARAFWQAAADRSPEASPIVFYDLALTAPDEKERVDLLIECIDLYPGFYPVIARYVREDIALRELNSQDELSAYLESKGFYSMKMEETYFTSPKMTYKPEDLLARAMKTPNFDQRFILEEFRYNQITDKTYASKARGKADMWKILEKYGKESIIREYAKWYFAQSGDFNACLSVSEIGKRYEDSFYAGINSALSGDFENAVSSFAASAQLPAYAYASTVNSAYMYYMSGKTEEAVNAYSLAVSMTQDKKRQSMLHYEIASIFYERKAYDRAISVLGYALELNPKNYQAASLLKKIKELN; this is encoded by the coding sequence ATGCGGCGGCTAAAGACAGTTTTTATTCTTTTTATAGCTTTTTTATTTTTTTCTTGTTCGGGCAAAACTAATGAACAAGCTTTTTTTAAAGAACTTTCCAAGATTGATCTTCAAATAGCGGAAGGTTATCAGGCTAAGGCTTTGAAGAGTTTAAAACGTCTTCAAAAAAAGGCCGTAAATTCTACAAATTATGTAAGTATTGTCAAACGGCAATTAAAACTTAATTCTATTCCCGATGCCTTAATCTCTCTTCAAACGGGCATAAAGAATTTTCCTGATTCACCGGAGCTTTCTGCCTTATTAACTTCAATTCTTATTGATTCAGGAAAGCCGGCTGAAGCCCTGCCTTATTGTGAAAAATTAAAAGATACGCCTTATGCTTCATTGGGTGCCGAAGCCTCTATTTTATCCGATATCGCCTTAAATTCCTTTAATTCCGATTTTAGTCTTTTAAAAGCAGCTTACGATAAAACTGAAAATCAAGTTTTTTTAAAGAATGCCGCTATTGTCTTGGCAGCTAAGGGCCGTTTAAGGGAGGCTTCTCATTTACGCTATAATATTCCGAATGATGTTGCTCCTGAGCATCCTTTTTTTTGGAGCTGTATTGTTTACGACCTCGGTGTCTTCGATTCTATTTTCGGCGATTTATATTTTTCTCTTGTTTATGCGGATAAAGACGGAGGCGAAGGTAAAACGGCTGAAAATGCACGGCTTCATCTTATGCTTGCTGCCGATGCAGCCTTCGGGCAAGGAGATACGGAAAGGGCTAGGGCCTTTTGGCAGGCTGCGGCCGATAGAAGTCCCGAAGCTTCTCCCATAGTATTTTATGATTTGGCTCTTACGGCTCCTGATGAAAAAGAGCGTGTAGATCTTTTAATAGAATGTATAGATTTATATCCCGGCTTTTATCCCGTTATAGCCCGCTATGTCCGTGAAGATATTGCTTTACGCGAATTAAATTCGCAAGACGAGCTTAGTGCCTATCTTGAATCTAAGGGCTTTTATTCAATGAAGATGGAAGAAACTTATTTTACCTCTCCCAAGATGACATATAAGCCTGAAGACCTTTTAGCAAGGGCTATGAAGACTCCGAATTTTGACCAAAGGTTTATTTTAGAAGAATTTAGATACAATCAAATAACGGATAAAACCTATGCTTCCAAAGCAAGGGGCAAGGCCGATATGTGGAAGATTCTTGAAAAATACGGCAAGGAGTCCATTATCAGAGAATATGCAAAATGGTACTTTGCTCAATCAGGAGATTTTAATGCTTGTCTTAGCGTTAGTGAAATAGGAAAACGATATGAAGATTCTTTTTATGCAGGAATAAATTCGGCTTTGAGCGGAGACTTTGAAAATGCCGTATCTTCTTTTGCGGCTTCTGCACAACTTCCTGCCTATGCTTATGCTTCTACGGTAAATTCCGCCTATATGTATTATATGTCCGGCAAAACCGAAGAGGCTGTAAATGCCTACAGCCTTGCCGTATCAATGACTCAGGATAAAAAAAGACAAAGTATGCTGCACTATGAGATTGCTTCAATCTTTTATGAAAGAAAGGCTTATGATAGGGCTATAAGTGTCTTAGGCTATGCCTTGGAATTAAATCCTAAAAACTATCAGGCGGCCTCCCTATTAAAAAAAATAAAAGAGCTTAATTAA
- a CDS encoding alanine--tRNA ligase: MNKNITIDELRSKYIDFFKSKGHVEISGRSLIPENDPTVLFTTAGMHPLVPYLMGEPHPAGTRLTDVQKCVRTGDIDDVGDASHLTFFEMLGNWSLGDYFKKESIAYSFEFLTDEKYLGIPIDKLSFTVFEGNEDAPRDDESASIWESLGVSKDRIFFLPKEDNWWGPAGETGPCGPDTEIFIDTGKPACGSNCRPGCNCGKYVEIWNNVFMQYHKNMDGSYSPLKRKCVDTGMGVERTVAMLQGKSSVYNTEAFTSIIKSIEDISGVKYGDNEKTDTSIRIIADHVRTACFILGDPKTTLPSNIGAGYVLRRLIRRAVRHGKKLGIDGNFLSVPASAVIAQNAGFYTELKENETLILTELKAEEDKFLETLKKGEAEFEKMLPNLLKNPKKIIPGRMAFKLYDTYGFPIELTEELASESGLTVNREEFDEAFKKHQELSRAGSEQVFKGGLADHSEQTTAYHTATHLLHKALRMVLGDHVQQKGSNITAERLRFDFSHPEPMTEAEKKEVERLVNEAIKADLPVTMEVMPLEEAKKIGAMALFGEKYEDVVKVYKIGDFSTEVCGGPHVERTGSLGRFCIKKEQSSSSGVRRIRAVLEH; this comes from the coding sequence ATGAATAAAAATATTACGATTGATGAACTGCGTTCAAAATATATAGACTTTTTTAAAAGCAAGGGGCATGTGGAAATTTCGGGGAGGTCTCTTATCCCTGAAAATGACCCCACGGTCTTATTTACAACTGCCGGTATGCACCCGCTTGTCCCTTATTTAATGGGGGAGCCTCATCCTGCGGGAACCCGTTTAACCGATGTGCAAAAATGTGTGCGCACGGGCGATATAGATGATGTAGGGGATGCTTCTCACCTGACCTTTTTTGAAATGCTTGGAAACTGGTCTTTGGGAGATTATTTTAAAAAAGAATCAATCGCCTATAGCTTCGAATTTTTAACGGACGAAAAATATTTAGGGATTCCTATAGATAAACTTTCCTTTACTGTCTTTGAAGGAAATGAAGATGCTCCCCGTGATGATGAATCCGCTTCTATTTGGGAAAGTCTGGGTGTCTCTAAAGATAGAATTTTCTTTTTACCGAAAGAAGATAACTGGTGGGGCCCAGCCGGTGAAACAGGCCCTTGCGGTCCCGACACTGAAATTTTTATAGATACGGGAAAACCTGCCTGCGGTTCAAATTGCCGCCCAGGCTGTAACTGCGGTAAATATGTAGAAATATGGAACAATGTTTTTATGCAATATCATAAAAACATGGACGGATCATATTCTCCCTTAAAAAGAAAATGCGTAGATACGGGAATGGGGGTTGAACGAACAGTTGCCATGCTTCAGGGAAAGTCTTCCGTTTATAATACCGAAGCCTTTACCTCAATTATTAAATCTATCGAAGACATAAGCGGCGTAAAATACGGCGATAACGAAAAAACCGATACCTCTATCAGAATTATAGCCGACCATGTCCGAACAGCCTGCTTTATTTTGGGAGATCCGAAAACCACACTTCCGTCAAATATCGGGGCGGGCTATGTTTTAAGAAGGCTTATCAGAAGGGCCGTAAGGCACGGCAAAAAGCTCGGCATAGACGGCAACTTTTTATCCGTTCCGGCTTCTGCCGTTATAGCTCAAAATGCCGGTTTTTATACCGAACTAAAAGAAAATGAAACCTTAATTTTAACGGAACTTAAGGCCGAAGAAGATAAATTCCTTGAAACCTTAAAAAAAGGCGAGGCAGAATTCGAAAAAATGCTTCCTAACCTTTTAAAAAATCCTAAAAAGATTATTCCGGGAAGAATGGCCTTTAAACTCTATGATACCTACGGCTTTCCTATAGAATTAACGGAAGAACTTGCCTCCGAATCGGGCTTAACCGTAAACAGGGAAGAATTTGATGAGGCTTTTAAAAAGCATCAGGAGCTATCCAGAGCCGGAAGCGAACAGGTATTTAAGGGCGGTCTTGCCGACCATTCGGAGCAGACAACGGCCTATCATACGGCAACCCATCTTTTGCACAAGGCTTTAAGAATGGTTTTAGGCGATCATGTTCAGCAAAAAGGCTCGAATATAACGGCTGAAAGGCTCCGCTTCGACTTTTCTCATCCCGAGCCCATGACGGAGGCCGAAAAAAAAGAGGTTGAAAGGCTTGTAAATGAGGCTATAAAGGCCGATTTGCCCGTAACTATGGAAGTTATGCCTTTAGAAGAAGCAAAAAAAATAGGAGCGATGGCTCTTTTCGGCGAAAAATATGAAGATGTTGTTAAGGTATATAAAATAGGAGACTTTTCTACCGAGGTTTGCGGAGGCCCCCACGTTGAAAGAACAGGTTCTTTAGGTCGCTTTTGCATTAAAAAAGAACAGTCTTCTTCCTCAGGGGTCAGGCGAATAAGAGCTGTACTTGAACATTAA